A part of Halobaculum sp. MBLA0143 genomic DNA contains:
- the hemA gene encoding glutamyl-tRNA reductase produces MMETGVVAGVSVAHGRASVDQIEAAGGDGERQVVDGLLAQSGVDEAFALSTCNRAEAYVAGENAAALDRALDGFAADVPAGAVRRLDHEETIRHLMRVTSGLESLVLGEDQIIGQVRDAVGVADEVGGLDGLLEEILTKAIHVGERARTETAINEGTVSLGSAAVELARREAGVTDETVLVVGAGEMGTLVARSLADAAVDRVLVANRTLSAAEHVAAELDTTAEAVPLSAADRALERASVVVTATDAEGHVLGASDFARRDVALCIDLAQPRDVAPEAETTVPLRDIDDLEAVTDAAREQRAAEMRAVEALIDEEFDRLLEQFKRDRADAAVSAMYEAAERTKRRELEEALTKLESQGELTDEQRETVQALADALVGQLLAAPTKSLREAAAEDDWNTIYTAMQLFDPEFDVAAGGPPEGVRPPEGVVGDGEPPHRD; encoded by the coding sequence ATGATGGAGACGGGAGTCGTCGCCGGCGTCAGTGTCGCCCACGGCCGCGCGTCGGTCGACCAGATCGAGGCCGCGGGCGGCGACGGGGAGCGCCAGGTGGTCGACGGGCTGCTCGCACAGTCCGGCGTCGACGAGGCGTTCGCGCTGTCGACGTGCAACCGGGCCGAGGCGTACGTCGCCGGTGAGAACGCCGCCGCTCTGGACCGAGCACTCGACGGATTCGCCGCGGACGTGCCAGCCGGGGCCGTCCGCCGGTTGGACCACGAGGAGACGATCCGACACCTGATGCGGGTGACGAGCGGGCTGGAGTCGCTCGTGCTCGGCGAAGACCAGATCATCGGCCAGGTGCGTGACGCCGTCGGCGTCGCCGACGAGGTCGGCGGGCTCGACGGGCTGTTGGAGGAGATTCTCACGAAGGCGATCCACGTCGGCGAACGGGCCCGCACGGAGACGGCGATCAACGAGGGCACCGTGTCGCTGGGGTCGGCCGCGGTCGAGTTGGCCCGTCGGGAGGCGGGCGTCACCGACGAGACCGTCCTCGTCGTCGGTGCCGGGGAGATGGGGACGCTCGTCGCTCGGTCGCTGGCCGACGCGGCGGTGGACCGGGTGCTCGTCGCCAATCGGACGCTGTCGGCGGCCGAACACGTCGCCGCAGAGCTGGACACCACGGCGGAGGCGGTGCCGTTGTCGGCCGCCGACCGGGCGCTCGAACGAGCGAGCGTGGTCGTCACGGCCACGGACGCCGAAGGCCACGTCCTCGGGGCGTCGGACTTCGCCCGCCGGGACGTGGCGCTGTGTATCGACTTGGCCCAGCCGCGGGACGTGGCGCCGGAGGCAGAGACGACCGTCCCGCTGCGCGACATCGACGACCTGGAGGCGGTGACGGACGCCGCCCGCGAACAGCGCGCCGCGGAGATGCGGGCGGTAGAGGCGCTGATCGACGAGGAGTTCGACCGGTTGTTGGAGCAGTTCAAACGCGACCGGGCGGACGCCGCCGTCTCGGCGATGTACGAGGCCGCAGAGCGGACGAAACGCCGGGAGCTGGAGGAGGCGCTGACCAAACTGGAGTCACAGGGCGAGCTGACGGACGAGCAGCGAGAGACGGTGCAGGCGCTGGCGGACGCGTTGGTCGGACAGCTGCTGGCCGCACCGACCAAGAGCCTCCGGGAGGCCGCCGCCGAGGACGACTGGAACACTATCTACACCGCGATGCAGTTGTTCGATCCGGAGTTCGACGTCGCCGCCGGCGGGCCGCCGGAGGGCGTCCGCCCGCCGGAGGGTGTCGTCGGCGACGGGGAGCCGCCTCACCGGGACTGA
- a CDS encoding bifunctional precorrin-2 dehydrogenase/sirohydrochlorin ferrochelatase: MIPLLHDFAGRRVLIVGGGAVGARKARTFAREAETVVVSPAFADADFGGASLVRAAPTPEDADGWVRRVDPALVVVATDRTAVNDAVAAAARDHGALVNRADRSGSREAGGVVVPATVRDDPVVAALATGGTAPALSRYLRQRLESEIDGAGAMAELLGDVRERLKADEPDPETRREAILEILESSAVWKHLPEEPDKGRREADRILREVTE; encoded by the coding sequence GTGATCCCGTTGCTCCACGACTTCGCCGGCCGGCGAGTGTTGATCGTCGGCGGCGGCGCGGTCGGCGCGCGCAAGGCTCGGACGTTCGCCCGCGAGGCGGAGACGGTGGTCGTCAGCCCGGCGTTCGCGGACGCCGACTTCGGGGGGGCGAGTCTCGTCCGTGCGGCGCCGACGCCGGAGGACGCCGACGGGTGGGTCCGTCGGGTCGACCCGGCGTTGGTCGTCGTCGCCACCGACCGGACGGCCGTGAACGACGCCGTCGCGGCCGCCGCCCGCGACCACGGCGCGCTCGTCAACCGCGCGGACCGGTCGGGGAGCCGCGAGGCGGGTGGAGTCGTCGTGCCCGCGACCGTCAGAGACGACCCCGTCGTGGCGGCGTTGGCGACCGGCGGCACCGCGCCGGCGTTGTCGCGGTACCTCCGCCAGCGGCTGGAGTCGGAGATCGACGGGGCGGGCGCGATGGCAGAGCTGCTCGGCGACGTTCGAGAGCGGCTGAAAGCCGACGAACCCGACCCAGAGACGCGGAGAGAGGCGATTCTCGAGATTCTGGAATCCTCCGCCGTTTGGAAGCATTTACCTGAAGAACCCGACAAGGGCAGGCGAGAGGCAGATCGGATCCTCCGGGAGGTCACAGAATGA
- a CDS encoding Lrp/AsnC family transcriptional regulator, translating to MDTAESDVELSTLDRAVVNAFQGGFPVVTEPWEPAAAALRERGVETTGDELLAAVRELDDDGVLSRFGALVDAEEIGGTATLVATHAPEPEFETVTETINDHREVAHNYEREHPHLNVWFVLSVADEARVPEVLADIESETGQETYNMPKREEFHVGAKFLLDGPVPDGDVDCSDAGPDVTPTGAQSLTPRERDLVVEIQGGLPVTETPYADVADAIGQPTAWVVETIKRFEREGKVRRVGVIPNHYALGYTENGMTVWDVPDDMLSTVGPAVAELEFVTHCYHRPRHEGVWPYNFFAMTHGRSEAESQRRVQQVRDVMADHWDVEDDDWDTLFSTQILKKTGIRLDERADAHTETAGETATNSD from the coding sequence ATGGACACCGCGGAGTCGGACGTGGAACTCTCGACGCTCGACAGGGCGGTCGTCAACGCCTTCCAGGGTGGGTTCCCGGTCGTGACAGAGCCGTGGGAGCCGGCTGCTGCCGCGCTCCGAGAGCGCGGCGTGGAGACGACCGGCGACGAACTGCTGGCTGCCGTCCGTGAACTGGACGACGACGGAGTGCTCTCTCGGTTCGGCGCGCTGGTCGACGCCGAGGAGATCGGCGGCACGGCGACGTTGGTCGCCACCCACGCCCCGGAGCCGGAGTTCGAGACGGTGACGGAGACGATCAACGACCACCGCGAGGTGGCACACAACTACGAGCGAGAGCACCCGCACCTGAACGTCTGGTTCGTGCTGTCGGTGGCAGACGAGGCTCGGGTGCCGGAGGTGCTCGCAGACATCGAGTCGGAGACCGGCCAGGAGACGTACAACATGCCGAAACGGGAGGAGTTCCACGTCGGCGCGAAGTTCCTCCTCGACGGACCCGTCCCGGACGGCGACGTAGACTGTTCGGACGCCGGACCGGACGTGACGCCGACGGGCGCACAGTCGCTGACCCCCCGGGAGCGCGACCTGGTCGTGGAGATCCAGGGCGGCCTCCCGGTGACGGAGACCCCGTACGCCGACGTGGCCGACGCGATCGGGCAGCCGACGGCGTGGGTCGTGGAGACGATCAAGCGCTTCGAGCGCGAGGGGAAGGTGCGCCGTGTGGGCGTGATCCCGAACCACTACGCGCTGGGGTACACGGAGAACGGCATGACCGTCTGGGACGTCCCGGACGACATGCTCTCGACGGTCGGGCCGGCCGTGGCGGAGTTGGAGTTCGTCACCCACTGCTACCACCGACCGCGCCACGAGGGGGTGTGGCCGTACAACTTCTTCGCCATGACGCACGGCCGCAGCGAGGCAGAGAGCCAGCGCCGGGTCCAACAGGTCCGTGACGTGATGGCCGACCACTGGGACGTCGAAGACGACGACTGGGACACGTTGTTCTCCACCCAGATCCTGAAGAAGACCGGGATCAGGCTGGACGAGCGTGCGGACGCCCACACGGAGACGGCCGGAGAGACGGCGACGAACTCCGACTGA
- a CDS encoding DUF5778 family protein, whose product MTEQSAVDHDLYRRTKALLEPGEIELIGCIVHTELGGDEDLEMQDLVVNLNEVIAEHADAGETYIYAGNDTTDFSSNQYQGLTVDDDEFVWESQHLLRDGTFDLVFYYEATADQDEIVDGIEELGPDVTRVPDPAVEARLDDGDAGTESGGA is encoded by the coding sequence ATGACGGAACAGTCTGCGGTCGATCACGACCTCTACCGTCGGACGAAGGCGTTGTTGGAGCCCGGCGAGATCGAGCTGATCGGCTGTATCGTCCACACGGAACTGGGCGGTGACGAGGACCTGGAGATGCAGGACCTCGTCGTCAACCTGAACGAGGTGATCGCCGAGCACGCAGACGCCGGAGAGACGTACATCTACGCCGGCAACGACACCACGGACTTCTCCTCGAACCAGTACCAGGGGCTCACCGTCGACGACGACGAGTTCGTCTGGGAGAGCCAACACCTCCTCCGGGACGGGACGTTCGATCTGGTGTTCTACTACGAGGCGACGGCCGATCAAGACGAGATCGTCGACGGGATCGAGGAGCTGGGACCGGACGTGACCCGGGTGCCGGACCCGGCGGTGGAGGCGCGACTGGACGACGGCGACGCGGGGACGGAGTCTGGCGGGGCGTGA
- a CDS encoding DMT family transporter, producing the protein MEAKLLVPFAVLSLAWGGSFVGIEVAVAHAPPLLLAGLRYAVAAAVVVPYAVYTGSQFLPRTRDDVGAAAAAAVFTIAGYQAFLFVGTQYVPGSVASVVVSTSPVVTAVLAGLLLSESTDVADAVGFLLGLAGVALVAQPDPSRLGGTTLGVGLVFVGAVSFAVGAVGTRSFDPQLPTTAVQAWAMVGGAAALLTGSRLRGETVPAPSTIPAEAVIAFAYVALVAGALGYLLYFRLLATAGATETTLVSYFEPVVAAGVAAVFLGQPVTVPTAAGFLAVVGGFAVIERDRLLRVVDRRLAVVSNAADH; encoded by the coding sequence GTGGAAGCGAAACTGCTCGTCCCGTTCGCTGTCTTGTCGCTCGCGTGGGGAGGGAGTTTCGTCGGGATCGAAGTGGCCGTGGCACACGCACCGCCGTTGTTGCTCGCCGGCCTCCGGTACGCCGTCGCGGCGGCGGTCGTGGTGCCGTACGCCGTCTACACGGGCTCGCAGTTCCTCCCGCGGACGAGAGACGACGTGGGGGCCGCAGCGGCGGCGGCCGTGTTCACCATCGCGGGCTACCAGGCGTTCCTCTTCGTCGGGACACAGTACGTCCCCGGAAGCGTCGCGAGCGTCGTCGTCTCCACCTCGCCGGTCGTGACGGCCGTGTTGGCGGGGCTGTTGCTGTCGGAGTCGACGGACGTGGCGGACGCCGTCGGCTTCCTGCTGGGGCTGGCCGGCGTGGCGCTGGTCGCACAGCCGGACCCGAGCCGGCTCGGCGGGACGACACTGGGCGTCGGCTTGGTGTTCGTCGGCGCCGTCTCCTTCGCGGTCGGCGCCGTCGGGACGCGGTCGTTCGACCCACAGCTCCCGACCACGGCGGTACAGGCGTGGGCGATGGTCGGCGGCGCCGCGGCGCTGCTGACGGGCTCTCGACTCCGCGGCGAGACGGTGCCGGCGCCGTCCACGATTCCGGCGGAGGCGGTGATCGCGTTCGCGTACGTGGCGTTGGTGGCCGGCGCACTCGGCTACCTGCTGTACTTCCGGCTGTTGGCGACGGCCGGCGCGACCGAGACGACACTGGTGTCGTACTTCGAACCGGTGGTGGCCGCCGGCGTCGCGGCCGTCTTCCTGGGTCAACCGGTGACGGTACCGACCGCAGCCGGCTTCCTGGCCGTCGTCGGTGGGTTCGCCGTGATCGAGCGTGATCGACTGCTGCGGGTCGTCGACCGTCGGCTGGCGGTCGTCTCCAACGCCGCCGACCACTGA